In Leptolyngbya sp. SIO1E4, one DNA window encodes the following:
- a CDS encoding NACHT domain-containing protein: MTSPTPGPLGAFEDPIAGGLTGIVLDIATKVGGAFIETVKDKWQAQAALKRYEAKYRQRYGSVRILGMRQDYPLEQVYTKVKFLDDLSIRRFESVEALEAVYRGKAKRRFSTRRNLSQGGPTVVNQHPKLTVLGQPGAGKSTFLRRVGLAAFGGQQKTALKFNCIPVFLELKRFNPTEIDLLGAVAKELSNFGFPETPEFASKALEQGKLLVLLDGLDEVPKDILNPAIEAIQDFVTRYDQNRFITSCRTAAHRSDFRGFTNVELADFDDEQIWKFIQRWFQSDLDKESNTAERCWNQLNDRRNRAAKELAQTPLLLTFLCLVYNRTQKFFDKRATLYRKALDILLEEWAADKRLNLGDIYEGLNTELEKVLLAEIAYHGFVNDQLFFTRQELIDQINEFVENTADKPTLPGKDILDAIAEQQGIFVERAEDVYSFSHLTLQEYLTAQYISEDPQLVSGTINDHLLEDRWREVFLLIPGLLRNADRYLLEMQSVTQRYLNTPKLTRLVDWADNATKGSPGNYKPAAKRVAAIFLARARDIDIALAIARARDIDIARAFARAIARAIASALTIARDIDIALALALDHASASASALEIAERFNQLSIFKSVDFSGLIIQLESFKKQISDNNRTGEDRQDLIDGLNNIWWQSLSLDPEIMKLSEEENKSLDHYFSTNRFILECKESAVRVSKDTWEMIEARMVTVWEE, from the coding sequence ATGACCAGCCCTACCCCCGGCCCCCTCGGTGCCTTTGAAGACCCCATTGCAGGCGGGCTCACGGGCATTGTGCTGGATATTGCCACCAAAGTGGGCGGCGCTTTTATTGAAACGGTTAAAGATAAGTGGCAGGCACAGGCCGCCCTAAAACGCTACGAAGCCAAATATCGCCAACGCTATGGCTCTGTGCGGATTTTGGGCATGAGGCAGGACTACCCGCTAGAGCAGGTTTACACCAAGGTCAAGTTTTTAGACGACCTCAGCATCCGTCGGTTTGAGTCTGTAGAGGCGCTGGAAGCAGTGTATCGTGGCAAAGCAAAAAGGAGATTTAGTACACGCAGGAATCTGTCTCAAGGTGGGCCAACCGTGGTTAATCAGCATCCAAAACTGACTGTTTTAGGACAGCCGGGTGCGGGTAAATCCACATTTTTGAGACGAGTTGGTTTAGCTGCTTTCGGAGGACAGCAAAAAACAGCTCTGAAGTTTAACTGCATTCCCGTCTTTTTGGAGCTGAAGCGGTTTAACCCGACCGAGATCGACCTGCTGGGGGCGGTGGCCAAAGAACTCTCCAATTTTGGCTTCCCGGAAACTCCAGAGTTTGCCAGCAAAGCCCTGGAGCAAGGCAAACTGCTGGTGCTGCTGGATGGGCTGGATGAGGTGCCTAAAGACATTTTGAACCCCGCGATCGAAGCGATTCAAGACTTTGTCACCCGCTACGACCAAAACCGCTTTATTACCTCCTGCCGCACCGCCGCCCACCGCAGCGACTTTCGCGGCTTTACCAATGTGGAACTGGCCGACTTTGACGATGAGCAGATTTGGAAGTTTATCCAGCGTTGGTTTCAGTCAGATTTGGACAAAGAAAGCAATACTGCCGAGCGTTGCTGGAACCAGCTTAACGATAGGCGTAATCGAGCTGCCAAGGAACTGGCCCAAACGCCGCTGCTGCTGACGTTTTTATGTTTGGTTTATAACCGCACTCAAAAGTTCTTTGACAAACGCGCCACCCTCTATCGCAAAGCACTGGATATTTTGCTAGAGGAGTGGGCTGCCGATAAGCGCCTGAACCTGGGAGATATCTATGAAGGGCTGAATACCGAGTTAGAAAAAGTCTTGCTTGCAGAGATTGCCTACCACGGCTTTGTCAACGACCAGCTTTTCTTTACTCGCCAAGAGCTGATTGACCAGATCAATGAGTTTGTAGAGAACACCGCTGACAAACCCACCCTGCCCGGAAAGGACATTTTGGATGCCATAGCGGAACAGCAGGGCATTTTTGTGGAGCGGGCCGAAGATGTCTATTCATTTTCTCACCTGACCCTGCAAGAATATTTGACGGCTCAATACATTAGCGAAGATCCGCAGCTGGTTTCTGGAACCATCAATGATCATCTTCTAGAAGATCGTTGGCGGGAGGTTTTTCTGCTGATTCCAGGGCTGTTGAGAAATGCTGATCGCTACCTTTTAGAGATGCAGTCAGTGACGCAGCGCTATCTGAACACTCCAAAGCTGACAAGACTCGTTGACTGGGCCGACAATGCTACGAAAGGGTCGCCAGGCAACTACAAACCAGCTGCCAAACGGGTTGCCGCAATCTTTCTCGCCCGCGCCCGCGACATCGACATCGCCCTCGCCATCGCCCGCGCCCGCGACATCGACATCGCCCGCGCCTTCGCCCGCGCCATCGCCCGCGCCATCGCCAGCGCCCTCACCATCGCCCGCGACATCGACATCGCCCTCGCCCTCGCCCTCGACCACGCCAGCGCCAGCGCCAGCGCCCTCGAAATTGCCGAAAGATTCAATCAACTCAGCATTTTTAAGTCTGTCGATTTTTCTGGGCTAATTATACAGCTAGAATCATTCAAAAAGCAAATTTCAGATAACAATAGAACAGGGGAAGATCGTCAAGATTTAATTGATGGACTCAATAATATTTGGTGGCAATCTTTAAGTCTTGATCCTGAGATTATGAAGCTCTCTGAAGAAGAAAATAAAAGCCTTGATCACTATTTTTCTACTAATCGGTTTATCCTGGAGTGTAAAGAGTCGGCGGTACGGGTTTCTAAAGATACTTGGGAAATGATTGAGGCGCGAATGGTGACGGTTTGGGAGGAGTGA
- a CDS encoding response regulator → MSSKRILLIDDEVDIHKITQVGLMMEAGWELLTAQSSDEGIAIALAEHPDAILLDVMMPERDGIATLKLLHELPEVQDIPIVFLTAKAQAADRRHFYSLGAQGVITKPFDPMTLASQISGFLAW, encoded by the coding sequence GTGTCGAGCAAACGCATTCTGTTAATCGACGACGAAGTGGATATTCATAAGATCACCCAGGTCGGCCTCATGATGGAGGCCGGATGGGAACTCCTGACGGCACAGTCTAGCGATGAGGGCATTGCGATCGCCTTGGCCGAGCACCCAGATGCCATTTTGCTAGATGTGATGATGCCAGAGCGCGACGGTATTGCCACACTCAAATTGCTGCATGAATTACCAGAGGTTCAAGACATCCCGATTGTTTTTTTAACCGCTAAGGCCCAGGCCGCCGATCGGCGGCATTTTTACTCGCTAGGGGCTCAAGGAGTGATTACAAAACCCTTTGACCCCATGACCCTGGCCAGCCAAATTTCAGGCTTTTTGGCCTGGTAA
- a CDS encoding pentapeptide repeat-containing protein, protein MRRCHLATLSLLSAVFLVGPAMAETPLDEIRPFNVRRLLTTNGCPDCDLAGANLRGAHLIGADLRRADLTGADLSWANLEGADLTKANLEGANLTGAFLTNATLPMADLDNANLSRAQLYFVDVTGASMQNLNLTEATVVGTPISIGGMEPDEEGPPMISPPEVWQLHPPGEVKPLPSDRIEVPDQVLPIH, encoded by the coding sequence ATGAGACGTTGCCACCTCGCTACCCTTTCTCTGCTATCGGCTGTGTTCCTGGTAGGCCCAGCGATGGCCGAAACGCCTTTGGATGAGATTCGGCCCTTTAATGTCCGCAGATTATTGACCACTAATGGTTGTCCCGACTGTGATCTGGCCGGGGCAAATTTGAGAGGTGCCCATCTTATTGGGGCAGATTTGCGCAGAGCTGACCTGACCGGGGCTGACCTCTCTTGGGCCAACTTAGAAGGGGCTGATCTGACCAAGGCTAATTTGGAAGGTGCAAACCTGACCGGGGCATTTTTGACCAATGCCACCCTTCCCATGGCTGATCTGGATAATGCCAACCTGTCACGGGCTCAACTCTACTTTGTTGATGTCACGGGGGCTTCCATGCAGAACCTCAATCTGACGGAAGCGACGGTTGTCGGAACCCCCATCAGCATTGGTGGCATGGAACCAGATGAAGAAGGCCCCCCTATGATCAGCCCACCAGAAGTGTGGCAGCTGCATCCGCCCGGTGAAGTCAAGCCTCTACCGAGCGATCGCATCGAAGTTCCAGATCAGGTTCTGCCGATTCACTAA
- a CDS encoding universal stress protein yields the protein MLNHILVAVDKSATSHQAFATALGLAQALGAKLTLVHALDVFDPASPERPTVPGDSYSVELNNILRENYEHQWTEFVSQYDSLLQQKQKEAEAAGVVVSHLQPYGRPGPAICKAAKNNRADLIVVGSHGHSGLRELILGSVSNYIMHHAPCSVLVIHPDRHHHHPPLEESAEPNPVEMLR from the coding sequence ATGCTCAACCATATTTTGGTTGCTGTTGATAAATCGGCCACCAGCCACCAAGCGTTTGCAACCGCGTTAGGGCTGGCCCAAGCGCTGGGAGCCAAATTAACCCTCGTCCATGCCTTGGATGTGTTCGACCCCGCCAGCCCTGAGCGACCCACCGTTCCAGGGGACAGCTATTCGGTAGAACTCAATAACATCTTGCGCGAAAACTACGAGCACCAATGGACTGAGTTTGTGAGTCAATACGACTCGCTGCTTCAGCAAAAACAAAAAGAGGCAGAGGCTGCCGGAGTTGTTGTCAGTCATCTACAGCCCTACGGTCGCCCTGGGCCAGCTATCTGCAAAGCGGCTAAAAACAACCGAGCTGATTTGATTGTGGTAGGCAGTCACGGCCACTCTGGCCTCCGAGAGCTCATTTTGGGCAGCGTCAGCAACTACATCATGCACCACGCGCCTTGCTCGGTTCTGGTGATTCATCCTGACCGCCATCACCATCATCCACCGCTAGAAGAGTCTGCAGAACCCAACCCAGTCGAGATGCTCAGGTAA
- a CDS encoding universal stress protein, translating into MFSKILVALDPGDTCAALFAKAVTLAQATGAELMLLSVLTPEGEDGLTMPASSGLAYYPLSVSESIWEMYQRHYQEYEAKGLEMLRNFSDQAQAAGVRAEITQVFGSPGHTICNLAKTWEADLVMVGSHGRKGLSEIVLGSVSNYAMHHAPCSILVIHASAVVEAPVPAGDVATVEG; encoded by the coding sequence ATGTTTAGCAAAATTCTCGTTGCCCTCGACCCAGGGGATACTTGCGCAGCGTTATTCGCAAAAGCCGTCACCCTCGCTCAAGCAACCGGTGCGGAGTTAATGCTGTTGAGCGTTCTGACACCAGAAGGAGAAGATGGCCTGACAATGCCAGCCTCTTCTGGATTGGCCTACTATCCGCTCAGCGTCAGCGAAAGCATTTGGGAGATGTACCAAAGGCATTATCAGGAATATGAAGCCAAAGGGCTAGAGATGCTCCGCAATTTTAGCGACCAAGCCCAGGCTGCCGGTGTACGCGCTGAGATAACTCAGGTGTTTGGTAGTCCAGGCCATACCATCTGCAATTTAGCCAAAACTTGGGAGGCCGATTTGGTTATGGTCGGCAGCCACGGGCGCAAAGGCTTGAGTGAGATCGTGCTGGGCAGCGTCAGCAACTACGCCATGCACCATGCTCCCTGCTCCATTCTGGTGATTCATGCCTCAGCAGTCGTTGAGGCCCCGGTTCCAGCAGGGGATGTAGCCACTGTAGAAGGATAG
- a CDS encoding DUF1816 domain-containing protein, with translation MCCSKIKGNSMQFLPLKSHAPWWVKIQTKRPQCVYYFGPFASDREAQSYQSGYVEDLTQEGAQGIKVATRKGNPQQLTIFKGTR, from the coding sequence ATGTGTTGCTCCAAAATAAAGGGAAATTCTATGCAGTTCTTGCCGCTCAAGTCTCATGCACCCTGGTGGGTCAAAATCCAAACTAAAAGGCCCCAATGTGTTTATTATTTTGGGCCGTTTGCCAGCGATCGCGAGGCCCAAAGCTATCAAAGCGGATACGTTGAAGATTTGACTCAAGAAGGTGCTCAGGGGATTAAGGTCGCAACGCGAAAAGGCAACCCTCAACAGCTCACCATTTTTAAGGGGACGCGCTAG
- a CDS encoding Hsp20/alpha crystallin family protein, translating to MAITRWQPFHDLKHWEPFGEIDTLRKEMDSLFERFISGFGRETNGLAFIPSVEMDETDTEFHLKLEVPGMRAEDLEIEANDEAISITGERKSEKKSDEKGTLRSEFYYGKFERFILLPSCINRNKVSAEYKDGILNLTLPKSEEQKEKSVKVKVA from the coding sequence ATGGCCATTACACGTTGGCAGCCTTTTCATGACCTGAAGCACTGGGAGCCATTCGGTGAAATAGATACGCTCAGAAAAGAAATGGACAGTCTCTTTGAGCGGTTTATCTCTGGGTTTGGTCGAGAGACAAATGGGCTGGCCTTTATACCATCAGTAGAAATGGATGAAACAGATACTGAGTTTCACCTAAAGCTAGAAGTGCCAGGCATGCGAGCAGAGGATTTAGAGATTGAGGCAAATGACGAAGCGATTTCGATAACCGGTGAGCGTAAGTCTGAGAAAAAGTCAGACGAGAAAGGGACGTTACGCTCCGAATTTTATTATGGCAAGTTCGAACGCTTTATTCTGTTGCCAAGCTGTATCAACCGAAATAAGGTTTCCGCTGAATATAAAGACGGCATCCTGAATCTAACGCTGCCTAAATCTGAAGAGCAGAAAGAGAAATCTGTGAAGGTTAAAGTCGCTTAA
- a CDS encoding MgtC/SapB family protein, with the protein MDWTIMTRLAVALVLGLIIGAERGWHHHKDSEGASAAGIRSFGFVGLLGGLGALLALEWGQAVLGVFFLGLALAVAVSYWLTAQRTEDMGLTTELAMLLTFGLGALVVSGYEAEGVAIAVIIAALLSFKQELHWSLAQLNRQELLATVQLLLIAMVALPLLPNQNLGPWQAINPRTVGLLVMLIATISYLGYFAVRLLGEQVGLLITAVLGGLVSSTAVTVAFSRRAKLGQGHLTLLGAAIALASGTMAVRLLLAIAVVNLSLLRLLALPITCLALVPLLAAIVIGRRQTTSTVPAPVMLKNPIDLKSALTYGLLLTILFVLVRATEAWLGGTGVYLLAAISGIADVDAVSLSLAESAKGGLSEAIAALGILIAVAVNTLTKTGIVAVIGGWKLARGCATILLAALGLSLATVVVTQFAVGWG; encoded by the coding sequence ATGGATTGGACAATCATGACCCGCTTGGCAGTGGCCCTGGTATTGGGGCTCATTATTGGGGCTGAGCGCGGTTGGCACCATCACAAAGATTCTGAAGGTGCCTCTGCTGCAGGCATTCGCAGCTTTGGGTTTGTGGGGTTGCTGGGAGGATTGGGGGCACTGTTGGCCTTGGAGTGGGGCCAGGCGGTGCTCGGGGTGTTCTTTTTAGGGTTGGCGCTGGCGGTTGCGGTTTCCTATTGGCTGACAGCCCAGCGAACTGAGGATATGGGTCTCACCACTGAACTCGCGATGCTGCTCACCTTTGGGTTGGGGGCGCTGGTGGTGAGTGGGTATGAAGCAGAGGGGGTTGCGATCGCCGTTATTATTGCCGCCCTCCTCAGCTTTAAGCAGGAATTGCATTGGTCGCTAGCCCAGCTAAATCGCCAGGAACTGCTTGCCACCGTGCAGCTATTGCTAATTGCGATGGTGGCACTACCGCTGTTGCCGAACCAAAATCTAGGGCCTTGGCAGGCGATTAATCCACGCACGGTCGGGCTGCTGGTGATGCTGATCGCCACGATCTCCTACTTGGGGTACTTTGCCGTGCGGCTGTTAGGAGAACAGGTCGGGCTATTGATCACAGCCGTTCTGGGGGGCTTAGTCTCTTCCACAGCAGTTACGGTGGCCTTTTCGCGACGGGCCAAATTGGGGCAGGGGCACCTCACACTTTTAGGGGCAGCGATCGCCCTGGCTTCGGGCACCATGGCAGTGCGCCTGCTGCTCGCAATTGCCGTGGTTAACCTATCGCTGTTACGGTTGCTCGCGCTCCCGATTACCTGTTTAGCCCTCGTCCCACTGCTGGCAGCGATCGTGATTGGGCGGCGTCAGACAACCTCCACAGTGCCAGCCCCGGTCATGCTCAAAAACCCCATTGACTTAAAATCGGCCCTTACCTATGGGCTTTTGCTCACCATCTTGTTTGTGCTGGTGCGGGCCACCGAAGCCTGGCTAGGGGGAACAGGCGTTTATCTGCTGGCAGCGATCTCAGGCATTGCTGATGTTGATGCCGTGAGCCTCTCCCTGGCTGAGTCTGCTAAGGGGGGGCTATCAGAGGCGATCGCGGCTTTAGGCATTTTGATTGCCGTGGCGGTGAATACCCTGACCAAAACGGGCATTGTTGCCGTCATTGGCGGGTGGAAGTTAGCCCGCGGATGCGCCACAATTTTGCTGGCCGCCTTAGGCTTGAGTCTGGCCACGGTGGTGGTGACTCAATTTGCGGTGGGCTGGGGTTAG
- a CDS encoding NAD(P)/FAD-dependent oxidoreductase, which yields MERYDYVILGAGLGGLSAAACLTRQGYRVAVLEKHYLPGGCCHTFDYGEYSFCADVHYISQCGPHETIGQFLAYLDCEVPFNTLNPDCIDRVITPDADVAIPLGWEVFRSQLLTRFPEEAKAINAYCDEIKTLHQEISTLGHEVRWYDQTWSDWLKLPKYWHLFQQRTRTLQDLYDRVDLSPKLQAVLAGQSGDYALPPAEIALLTHTSLVWDYSEGAYYPRHHFKHLVDSIVEAITSGGGVVRYSTPVEHIEVQNHSVHSVVAGGTVYQADGAFISDLDPKLTVALMQSSTALSPRERHRLTHYEYSASAFNIYLGLDHRFAPNRYGLGSWNIWYYPNGDLNQAYQQQLAGNLQHPWIFLACPTLKSDQPGMAPPGHHVLEIATVCPYEPFKQFHESDPKAYKAKKRQVYKQIMESVQDLIPDVDAYVRMRVYGTPTTSEYYLGQPQGNIYGAKLVPQQVGLNRLGYRTELPNLFLVGASAGYPSVPGVIRNGMDVAELLTGQPICDREVRRPALSMAS from the coding sequence ATGGAACGCTATGACTATGTCATTTTGGGAGCTGGTCTCGGGGGGCTTTCGGCGGCGGCCTGTCTGACTCGCCAGGGCTACCGCGTGGCGGTCTTAGAAAAGCACTACTTGCCGGGAGGGTGCTGCCATACCTTTGACTATGGTGAATACAGCTTTTGCGCAGATGTTCACTACATTTCCCAATGCGGCCCCCATGAGACCATTGGCCAGTTCCTCGCCTACCTCGATTGTGAGGTGCCGTTCAACACCTTGAATCCAGACTGTATTGATCGTGTCATCACTCCCGATGCAGATGTGGCCATTCCCTTGGGGTGGGAGGTGTTTCGCTCCCAGCTGTTGACCCGCTTTCCGGAAGAGGCTAAGGCCATCAATGCCTATTGCGATGAAATTAAAACCCTACACCAGGAAATCAGCACCTTAGGCCATGAGGTACGCTGGTATGACCAAACCTGGTCAGACTGGCTGAAGCTGCCCAAGTACTGGCATTTGTTTCAGCAGCGCACCCGCACCCTGCAAGATCTCTACGATCGCGTCGATCTTTCTCCCAAGCTGCAGGCGGTGCTCGCGGGTCAAAGCGGAGACTATGCCCTACCCCCAGCAGAAATTGCCCTGCTCACCCATACCTCTCTAGTTTGGGATTATTCGGAAGGGGCTTACTACCCCCGACACCACTTCAAGCACCTAGTGGATAGCATCGTGGAGGCCATTACCAGTGGCGGTGGCGTGGTGCGATATTCCACCCCGGTGGAACACATTGAGGTGCAAAATCATTCGGTGCACTCGGTCGTGGCGGGCGGTACCGTTTACCAGGCAGACGGTGCCTTCATCAGCGACCTAGACCCGAAGCTGACAGTGGCGTTGATGCAGTCTTCTACGGCCTTGAGCCCACGGGAACGTCACCGCCTCACCCATTACGAATACTCCGCCAGCGCCTTTAACATTTACCTGGGCCTGGATCACCGGTTTGCCCCCAACCGCTACGGCCTTGGCAGCTGGAACATCTGGTATTACCCCAATGGAGATTTGAACCAGGCTTACCAGCAGCAGCTCGCGGGCAACCTGCAGCACCCGTGGATTTTCCTCGCCTGCCCCACCCTCAAATCTGATCAGCCGGGTATGGCGCCCCCTGGACACCATGTGCTCGAAATTGCCACGGTGTGCCCCTACGAACCCTTTAAGCAGTTCCATGAAAGCGACCCAAAAGCTTACAAGGCGAAGAAGCGTCAGGTTTACAAGCAAATTATGGAGAGCGTCCAAGATTTGATTCCCGATGTGGATGCCTACGTTCGGATGCGGGTCTATGGCACGCCCACCACCAGCGAATATTACCTGGGGCAGCCCCAAGGCAATATCTACGGGGCCAAACTGGTGCCTCAGCAAGTGGGCCTCAATCGACTGGGCTACCGCACCGAGTTGCCCAATCTATTCTTAGTGGGGGCATCCGCCGGGTACCCGAGCGTGCCAGGGGTGATTCGCAACGGCATGGATGTGGCAGAGCTGTTGACCGGGCAGCCAATTTGCGATCGCGAGGTGCGTCGCCCGGCTCTGTCGATGGCTAGCTAA
- a CDS encoding VOC family protein, producing the protein MENRRTKPEVGQILWHDLLTNDVAKAKHFYGELLGWQYQIEHATDFVWQPGEADYPLIFVHGEAHGGFVEVGQDVPSRWVAYVGVEAVDAVTAKAQRLGATLDRPPFDIPGVGRSALIRDLQGAIICPYVATHSFPPPSGTFLWDELITPDVEPAKRFYGELFGWQANDVDWGPMGGATVFKGPDDIGVAGAIARSQNTASPAVWVPYLAATNMDVTVAQAKALGAIVQTAGTNVPNLGRLVVLTDPTGALFGLLARSNARQP; encoded by the coding sequence ATGGAAAATAGGCGCACTAAACCTGAGGTTGGCCAGATCCTTTGGCATGACCTGCTGACGAATGACGTCGCTAAGGCAAAACATTTCTATGGCGAACTGCTGGGTTGGCAGTACCAGATCGAGCATGCCACTGACTTTGTCTGGCAACCAGGGGAGGCTGACTATCCATTGATTTTCGTCCATGGAGAGGCCCACGGAGGCTTCGTTGAGGTTGGACAGGATGTCCCCTCCCGCTGGGTCGCCTATGTCGGGGTTGAGGCGGTCGATGCAGTTACGGCCAAAGCCCAGAGACTGGGGGCAACCCTTGACCGGCCGCCCTTCGACATTCCCGGAGTGGGCCGCAGCGCGCTAATCCGAGATTTGCAGGGCGCAATCATCTGCCCATATGTTGCCACCCACTCTTTTCCCCCACCTAGCGGCACGTTTCTTTGGGATGAACTCATCACTCCTGATGTTGAGCCTGCAAAGCGGTTTTATGGTGAGCTGTTCGGCTGGCAAGCCAACGACGTTGACTGGGGGCCAATGGGGGGCGCGACTGTCTTTAAAGGCCCTGACGATATTGGTGTGGCTGGCGCCATTGCGCGATCGCAGAACACAGCCAGCCCTGCTGTCTGGGTGCCATATCTTGCAGCGACTAATATGGATGTAACAGTGGCCCAGGCAAAAGCGCTGGGTGCGATCGTGCAGACAGCAGGAACCAATGTCCCCAATCTGGGACGGCTTGTCGTTCTCACAGACCCAACGGGGGCACTATTCGGCCTCCTAGCCCGCAGCAACGCTCGCCAACCATAA
- a CDS encoding saccharopine dehydrogenase NADP-binding domain-containing protein, whose protein sequence is MQPKILILGGYGNTGFLIARLLLPESDAQLVIAGRNVDRAQQAADALNREFETTRVSSQLVDAADKSSLDAAFKGMSLVVVASSTLDYVQNVSEAALEAGIDYLDVQLSSPTKLAALNTLREDIEQKGRCFITDSGFHPGVPAAMVRYAATQFDKLEVANVSAAFQLNWKTLQVSNSTSAEFIDEIKNFNPLVLKNKQWVEMDIQALSTFDFGERFGERGCLPIFLEELRSLPEMVSSLNEMGFYIAGFNWMTDYVIMPIAFAAFKVFKEQAKQPMGHLLKWGLKNFSHPPFGAVLQLEAEGITDGQRRRFHMRLTHEDAYVLTAIPTVACLLQYLNDSSPHPGVWFQANWVDPIQFFKDIERLGVHVNMIMSPCQVN, encoded by the coding sequence ATGCAACCCAAAATTCTCATCCTGGGAGGATATGGCAATACAGGATTTTTAATTGCCAGATTGCTGTTACCAGAAAGTGATGCTCAGCTTGTGATTGCGGGCAGAAATGTAGACCGAGCCCAACAAGCTGCAGATGCTCTGAATCGTGAATTTGAGACAACGCGTGTCTCTAGTCAACTGGTTGATGCTGCCGATAAAAGCAGCTTAGACGCTGCGTTTAAGGGGATGAGCCTGGTCGTGGTTGCCTCTAGCACTCTAGATTACGTTCAGAATGTTTCAGAGGCAGCCCTGGAAGCAGGGATTGACTATCTGGATGTTCAGCTTTCTTCCCCCACAAAGTTAGCAGCGCTCAACACCCTACGGGAGGACATTGAACAAAAAGGGCGCTGTTTTATTACGGATAGTGGCTTTCATCCAGGGGTGCCCGCCGCCATGGTGCGGTATGCAGCAACCCAGTTCGACAAACTGGAAGTTGCCAACGTGAGTGCTGCCTTTCAACTCAATTGGAAAACATTACAGGTTTCCAACTCTACGTCAGCTGAATTTATTGATGAAATAAAAAACTTCAACCCATTAGTTCTGAAAAATAAGCAATGGGTTGAAATGGACATACAAGCGCTGTCAACGTTTGACTTTGGTGAACGCTTTGGTGAGCGTGGCTGCCTCCCCATCTTTTTAGAAGAGCTGCGCTCATTACCAGAGATGGTTTCATCTTTGAACGAGATGGGGTTTTATATTGCAGGGTTTAATTGGATGACTGACTATGTCATCATGCCCATTGCTTTTGCCGCATTTAAAGTATTCAAAGAACAGGCTAAACAGCCAATGGGTCACCTTTTAAAGTGGGGATTAAAGAATTTCAGCCATCCGCCTTTTGGGGCAGTGTTGCAGCTAGAAGCCGAGGGAATTACAGACGGTCAAAGACGCCGTTTTCATATGAGGCTAACCCATGAGGACGCCTATGTTCTAACGGCGATTCCTACCGTGGCTTGTCTACTGCAATATCTAAACGATAGTAGCCCACATCCTGGAGTATGGTTTCAGGCGAATTGGGTTGACCCTATACAGTTCTTTAAAGATATCGAAAGGCTTGGGGTTCATGTAAACATGATCATGTCACCTTGTCAGGTAAATTAA